A genomic segment from Aegilops tauschii subsp. strangulata cultivar AL8/78 chromosome 1, Aet v6.0, whole genome shotgun sequence encodes:
- the LOC109765437 gene encoding pectinesterase inhibitor 7 has product MARTVGCPLLSAVLLSCWCGLALAARPAPSAAAGVGGGNVSFVKAWCAGTEYPALCDATLSPYAAAVGDSPARLACAALNVTLAGARNATAAMRGMAAAGRLPPVAAEAAGDCVSMLGDAVGMLRQSVEAMAQVGAEAEQGHSQERTVRFQMDSVRTWASAALTDGDMCMEGFRGEAAGGGGVREAVRGHVAGLLHLTANALCIVGAMANQTAPP; this is encoded by the coding sequence ATGGCGCGCACCGTTGGCTGCCCGCTACTCTCCGCCGTGCTCCTCTCGTGCTGGTGCGGCCTCGCCCTGGCGGCGCGGCCGGCGCCGTCGGCCGCCGCGGGCGTGGGCGGCGGCAACGTGAGCTTCGTCAAGGCGTGGTGCGCGGGGACGGAGTACCCGGCGCTGTGCGACGCGACGCTCTCGCCGTACGCGGCCGCGGTGGGGGACAGCCCGGCGCGGCTGGCGTGCGCCGCGCTGAACGTGACGCTCGCGGGCGCGCGGAACGCGACGGCGGCCATGAGGGGCATGGCGGCGGCCGGGCgcctgccgcccgtggccgcgGAGGCGGCGGGTGACTGCGTGAGCATGCTCGGGGACGCCGTCGGCATGCTGAGGCAGTCGGTGGAGGCCATGGCGCAGGTCGGGGCCGAGGCGGAGCAGGGCCACTCGCAGGAGAGGACGGTGAGGTTCCAGATGGACAGCGTGCGGACGTGGGCCAGCGCGGCGCTCACCGACGGCGACATGTGCATGGAAGGGTTCCGGGGCGaggctgccggcggcggcggcgtcaggGAGGCCGTGCGCGGCCACGTCGCGGGCCTCCTGCACCTCACGGCCAACGCGCTTTGCATCGTCGGCGCCATGGCCAACCAAACGGCGCCGCCATAG
- the LOC109765445 gene encoding uncharacterized protein — translation MQQRRGRPSGTDGSDFSYRMVVDSRYQRVADGRSRLARLMLVQTLHQVAGGALLLLSLSKGTEINKFAVLSLAAGLLAILLGEFGRRRTVAVFLRLYTSLSSIAIAFSVTCIIRSDLFVKITKQNTADITSYEMFDVVRVALGVLLQLVVIATTTRLLQNMSPPKRTS, via the exons ATGCAGCAGCGGCGCGGCCGGCCGTCCGGCACGGATGGCTCCGACTTCTCCTACCGCATGGTCGTCGACTCCC GGTACCAGAGGGTCGCCGACGGCAGATCCCGCCTCGCCCGGCTCATGCTCGTGCAG ACACTGCACCAAGTTGCCGGGGGCGCGTTGCTGTTGCTGTCTCTGTCGAAGGGGACGGAGATAAACAAGTTCGCCGTGCTGTCCTTGGCCGCCGGGCTGCTGGCCATTCTGTTGGGGGAATTTG GGCGGAGGCGGACTGTGGCAGTGTTTCTTCGGTTGTACACAAGCTTGTCATCGATTGCTATTGCATTCTCTGTGACGTGCATTATTCGTTCAGACTTGTTCGTGAAG ATCACGAAGCAAAACACCGCAGACATCACAAGCTATGAAATGTTCGATGTGGTCCGTGTTGCACTTG GTGTCCTGCTCCAATTGGTGGTCATCGCGACAACCACCAGGCTCCTGCAAAACATGTCTCCTCCCAAGAGAACTTCATGA